The Solea senegalensis isolate Sse05_10M linkage group LG9, IFAPA_SoseM_1, whole genome shotgun sequence genome has a segment encoding these proteins:
- the LOC122775045 gene encoding transcription factor HES-7-like, protein MKLLQDYEDTKATRKSLKPQVERRRRERMNRSLESLKTLLLQKQEETQRRVEKAEILEHTVLFLQKTVKGDTTGGGGGGGGGGGEKQSYQDGFSTCLQRAAQFLGPQGRGLWVGAALDASFASRFPRSHPQTPSPTSPLLLRKSSRSMLQLLMNRSGHRLCAQTATLSCVQNSGAEVHPSPSSPQQQQPPHRLVSQSLWRPWP, encoded by the exons ATGAAACTGCTTCAAGACTACGAGGACACAAAGGCGACAAGAAAG AGTCTCAAACCTCAGGTGGAGAGACGTCGAAGGGAGAGAATGAACCGCAGCCTGGAGAGTCTGAAGACTCTTCTGCTCCAGAAACAG GAGGAGACTCAACGCAGAGTGGAGAAAGCTGAGATTCTCGAGCACACAGTTCTCTTCCTCCAGAAAACCGTCAAAGGAGACACgacaggaggaggtggtggaggaggaggagggggaggagagaagcAGTCTTACCAAGACGGCTTCTCCACCTGCCTTCAGAGAGCAGCTCAGTTCCTGGGACCTCAGGGAAGAGGATTGTGGGTCGGTGCAGCGCTGGACGCGTCTTTTGCGTCTCGTTTCCCCCGCTCACATCCACAGACGCCGTCCCCCACCagccctctcctcctcagaaAGTCCTCCAGATCGATGCTACAGCTGCTGATGAACAGATCCGGACACAGACTGTGCGCACAGACAGCGACACTCAGCTGTGTGCAGAACAGTGGCGCAGAGGTCCATCCGTCTCCATCATCTccgcaacaacaacagcctccTCACAGACTGGTCAGCCAGTCGCTGTGGAGACCGTGGCCCTGA
- the LOC122774964 gene encoding transcription factor HES-7.1-A-like, translated as MKTHSGHLLTMKPFQETEDRQDRKVIKSQVEKRRRERMNCSLEHLRTMLLQEPQHLSGAQGRVEKAEILEHTILFLQKTVKGDKSRAGEERGQRGGQKKSFQDGFSSCLQRAAHFLGPQGKGPWLTAALDTYFAAHVAQRSDSDSSVESSCSSGSLTRTKSILRMLRQKSKHGVRTQTTSISASLHPYARRRPVLPASPRVSSLTQTQSRRDVRATTSAGSKQSLTQNGPVTQTLWRPWP; from the exons ATGAAGACACACAGTGGACATTTGCTCACCATGAAGCCCTTccaggagacagaggacagacaggacagaaaG GTCATAAAATCTCAGGTGGAGAAGCGGCGGCGGGAGAGGATGAACTGCAGCCTGGAGCATCTGAGGACAATGTTACTGCAGGAGCCACAACATctg AGTGGAGCTCAAGGCAGAGTGGAGAAAGCTGAGATCCTGGAGCACaccatcctcttcctccagaAAACTGTCAAAGGAGACAAGTCCAGagcaggagaagaaagaggacaAAGAGGAGGTCAGAAGAAGTCGTTCCAGGATGGTTTCTCCTCTTGCCTGCAGAGAGCAGCTCACTTCCTGGGTCCTCAGGGAAAAGGCCCGTGGCTCACAGCCGCCCTGGACACATACTTTGCCGCTCACGTCGCCCAGCGCTCAGACTCTGACTCTTCGGTGGAGAGCAGCTGCTCCTCCGGCTCTCTCACACGGACAAAGTCCATCCTCCGCATGCTCCGGCAGAAGTCCAAACACGGAGTGAGGACGCAAACCACCAGCATCAGCGCTTCTCTCCATCCCTACGCACGGCGGCGTCCCGTCCTGCCAGCGTCTCCCAGAgtctcctcactgacacagacacagagtcgGCGTGACGTCAGGGCGACGACGAGTGCAGGCAGCAAACAGAGCCTGACCCAGAACGGCCCGGTCACCCAGACTCTGTGGAGGCCCTGGCCTTAA